One segment of Thermococcus profundus DNA contains the following:
- a CDS encoding ABC transporter permease: MRWKKLSPLVLLPSLVFLILFFYYPIVLILEDGLSPGALMDVIGDSYYRRVILFTFEQAVASTLLTLALGLPGAYIFAKYDFPGKRFLRALLTVPFVMPSIMVALGFIVLFGRNGVITNLIGHDPGIIYSWKGILLAHAFYNFPVVVRMVSALWQRINPHYEEAAMSLGARGFTLFRKVTLPMLYPGIFASAMLTFIFSFLSFSIPLIIGGYRYATIEVAIFTEIMTLLDFRRGSALAVIQLLLSFTFMYIYLKSLERYSKAEEQRIFQKARRITPGELLGIKGALIVGYSLIVGLFILAPLLAIIYESFTYGGRFTLQWYSHLFDSRYNPMFASDSLHAIGYTFVFGFSTVVLGLLVALPIAYSMRRWSFPGKRLFDTAVMLPLGSSAIVIGLGYIKAFHREPLQLIGSPYLIVFAHTVIAYPFVLRALSASLGKIKRNLREAAMSLGARDLTAFLKVELPLAAGGLLVGAIFAFAMSIAELGATYMIYRPEYTTVTIAIYKYIGTRQFGPASAMAVVLMAVSLAGFLLIERTGEEIW; encoded by the coding sequence ATGAGGTGGAAGAAACTATCACCCCTGGTACTCCTCCCTTCACTCGTCTTTCTCATCCTGTTCTTCTACTACCCCATAGTCCTGATCCTAGAGGATGGACTCTCCCCGGGGGCCCTGATGGATGTAATCGGGGACTCCTACTACCGGAGGGTGATCCTCTTCACGTTCGAACAGGCGGTTGCCTCGACCCTCCTGACGCTCGCGCTCGGCTTGCCCGGGGCGTACATCTTCGCCAAATACGACTTTCCGGGAAAGCGCTTTTTGAGGGCCCTCCTAACAGTTCCCTTTGTTATGCCGAGCATAATGGTGGCCCTCGGGTTTATCGTACTCTTCGGGAGAAATGGTGTGATAACCAACCTCATCGGGCACGATCCCGGGATAATCTACTCGTGGAAGGGAATACTCCTCGCCCACGCCTTCTACAACTTTCCTGTCGTCGTGAGGATGGTCTCAGCTCTATGGCAGAGGATAAACCCCCACTACGAGGAGGCCGCCATGAGCCTTGGGGCGAGGGGCTTTACCCTCTTCAGAAAGGTGACGCTGCCGATGCTCTACCCAGGAATATTCGCCTCGGCGATGTTGACTTTTATCTTCTCCTTCCTCAGCTTCTCGATCCCGCTCATAATCGGCGGCTACCGCTACGCGACGATCGAGGTGGCAATATTCACAGAGATAATGACCCTTCTCGACTTCAGGAGGGGCTCTGCCCTTGCCGTGATTCAGCTCTTGCTCAGCTTCACCTTCATGTACATCTACCTAAAGAGCCTTGAGAGGTATTCAAAGGCAGAAGAGCAGAGGATCTTCCAAAAGGCGAGACGTATAACTCCTGGGGAGCTCCTTGGGATCAAGGGAGCTTTGATCGTCGGGTACTCTCTAATCGTGGGGCTCTTCATCCTGGCCCCACTTCTGGCGATAATCTATGAATCTTTCACCTACGGGGGGAGGTTTACCCTTCAGTGGTACAGCCACCTGTTCGATTCCAGGTACAACCCGATGTTCGCCTCGGACAGCCTGCATGCAATAGGGTACACCTTTGTTTTCGGCTTCTCAACTGTCGTGCTTGGCCTTTTGGTTGCCCTTCCGATAGCATACTCCATGAGGAGGTGGAGCTTTCCAGGGAAGAGGCTTTTTGACACCGCCGTCATGCTGCCCCTAGGCTCCTCTGCAATCGTTATAGGGCTTGGCTACATAAAGGCGTTCCATCGGGAGCCCCTCCAGCTTATAGGAAGCCCTTACCTCATAGTCTTTGCCCACACGGTGATAGCATATCCCTTCGTCCTGAGGGCATTGTCAGCGTCGCTCGGAAAGATAAAGAGGAACCTGCGGGAAGCGGCAATGAGCTTGGGTGCGAGGGATCTAACGGCCTTCCTGAAGGTTGAGCTTCCATTAGCCGCTGGGGGGCTTCTCGTGGGAGCGATCTTCGCCTTCGCCATGAGCATAGCCGAACTCGGTGCAACCTACATGATCTACCGGCCTGAGTACACCACGGTTACGATAGCGATATACAAGTACATCGGGACGAGGCAGTTCGGGCCCGCGTCGGCGATGGCCGTTGTACTTATGGCCGTAAGCCTCGCTGGCTTCCTCCTTATCGAGAGGACGGGTGAGGAGATATGGTAG
- a CDS encoding ABC transporter ATP-binding protein encodes MVEVRLEGIRLTREGFTLEIPELEVRDGELMTLLGPSGCGKTTTLRIIAGFERSGGRVFFDDEDVTEKEPYERNIGIVFQDYALFPHMTVFENVAFGLRLKRLPKSEIERRVRDVLELVGLTGMENRYPEQLSGGQQQRVALARALVIEPKVLLLDEPLSNLDAKIRERLRGEIKRIQRETGTTTIYVTHDQEEAMAISDRIAVMKDGRILQVGEPLELYYHPKTEFVARFLGTANILELEAEGGKASLGNLCFSLGDVSGRVKVFFRPESVMISEGEDAEVVGYEVLPGRMRMTLEIEGQKITAERPLPELPFSHKKVPKKVGVKILEYSTLP; translated from the coding sequence ATGGTAGAGGTAAGGCTCGAGGGAATCAGGCTCACGCGCGAGGGGTTCACCCTTGAGATACCTGAACTCGAAGTTAGGGACGGGGAGCTGATGACGCTCCTTGGACCGAGCGGATGCGGAAAGACGACGACGCTGAGGATAATAGCAGGGTTTGAAAGATCCGGGGGTAGGGTGTTCTTTGACGATGAGGACGTGACCGAGAAGGAGCCTTACGAGAGGAACATCGGGATAGTCTTCCAAGACTACGCACTCTTCCCCCACATGACGGTATTTGAAAACGTTGCCTTCGGGCTCAGGTTGAAGAGGCTCCCGAAGAGCGAGATAGAAAGACGGGTGAGGGATGTCCTTGAACTCGTTGGATTAACCGGAATGGAGAACAGATATCCGGAACAGCTGAGCGGCGGCCAGCAGCAGAGGGTCGCCCTGGCAAGGGCGCTTGTGATAGAACCGAAGGTTCTCCTCCTCGATGAGCCCCTAAGCAACCTCGACGCTAAGATCAGGGAGAGGCTCAGGGGGGAGATAAAGAGGATCCAGCGGGAGACTGGCACTACAACCATCTACGTTACCCACGATCAGGAGGAGGCCATGGCAATAAGCGACAGAATAGCAGTGATGAAAGACGGGAGGATCCTCCAAGTTGGGGAGCCCCTTGAGCTGTACTACCACCCGAAGACCGAGTTCGTTGCGAGGTTCCTCGGAACCGCCAATATACTCGAACTTGAGGCGGAAGGAGGCAAAGCTTCTCTTGGAAACCTGTGCTTCAGCCTGGGAGACGTTAGCGGAAGGGTGAAGGTGTTCTTCAGACCGGAGAGCGTGATGATAAGTGAGGGGGAGGACGCTGAGGTGGTTGGCTATGAGGTCCTTCCCGGGAGGATGAGGATGACCCTTGAGATTGAAGGCCAAAAAATAACCGCCGAGAGACCCCTTCCGGAGCTCCCGTTCAGTCATAAAAAAGTGCCAAAAAAAGTGGGGGTAAAGATCCTGGAGTACTCAACTCTTCCTTGA
- a CDS encoding thiamine ABC transporter substrate-binding protein — MKSKAVGLLLIMMVAFALGCIGGGQDKTTTTTTSAPQTTASSHVTSSSPSSSSSSTTTTSTTALKPQTLVVYSYESFEYVAKAAFPKFEQKYGVKVKLVTVGDAGQLLNRLILEKDSPQADVVIGIDNSLAARAIEAGILEPYKPKNIDIVPKWLIDKLDPTYHLIPYDYGYIAINYRLDKVSEPPKSLEDFTKPEWKDKLVIEDPRTSSPGAAFLLWTIAVYGDDGYLNYWQKLKENGVVITEGWSDAWYGKFMQEGYPLVLSYSTSPAATVYYDNNTNVRAVAFTEGNYLQVEGAGIIKGTKKKELAEKFIEWLLTEDFQSEVPTNQWMYPVNPNVKLPEVYKYAVSPDEIKPVSLDPEYVRQNFNRWIREWTALMIQDKSPEEIISSRKS, encoded by the coding sequence ATGAAGTCTAAAGCCGTTGGGTTGCTGTTGATTATGATGGTCGCCTTCGCCTTGGGCTGCATCGGGGGCGGCCAGGACAAAACCACCACCACAACCACCAGCGCTCCGCAAACTACTGCTTCATCCCACGTGACCAGCAGCTCCCCAAGCTCATCCAGCTCATCGACAACTACCACTTCAACTACAGCCTTAAAGCCCCAGACCCTCGTTGTCTACTCCTACGAGAGCTTTGAGTACGTCGCCAAGGCCGCGTTTCCAAAGTTCGAGCAGAAGTACGGGGTAAAGGTAAAGCTGGTAACGGTTGGAGATGCTGGCCAGCTCCTGAACAGGCTCATCCTTGAGAAGGACAGCCCCCAAGCGGACGTTGTCATTGGAATAGACAACAGTCTCGCCGCTAGGGCAATAGAGGCGGGAATACTAGAGCCCTACAAGCCAAAGAACATAGACATCGTTCCAAAGTGGCTGATCGACAAGCTCGACCCGACCTACCACTTGATACCCTACGACTACGGCTACATCGCCATAAACTACCGCCTCGACAAGGTGAGTGAGCCGCCGAAGAGCCTCGAAGACTTCACCAAGCCCGAGTGGAAGGACAAGCTTGTTATAGAAGATCCCAGGACGAGCTCACCCGGAGCCGCTTTCCTCCTCTGGACGATAGCGGTTTACGGCGACGACGGCTATCTTAACTACTGGCAGAAGCTCAAGGAGAACGGCGTCGTCATAACCGAGGGCTGGAGCGATGCCTGGTACGGAAAGTTCATGCAGGAGGGTTATCCGCTCGTCCTCAGCTACTCAACTTCCCCGGCTGCAACCGTCTACTACGACAACAACACCAACGTCAGGGCAGTCGCCTTCACAGAGGGCAACTACCTCCAGGTTGAGGGGGCAGGGATAATCAAGGGGACGAAGAAGAAGGAGCTGGCCGAGAAGTTCATAGAGTGGCTTCTCACCGAGGACTTCCAGAGCGAAGTGCCCACGAACCAGTGGATGTACCCGGTCAACCCGAACGTCAAGCTTCCGGAGGTTTACAAGTACGCCGTCTCCCCTGACGAGATAAAACCCGTCAGCCTTGATCCGGAGTACGTCAGGCAGAACTTCAACCGCTGGATAAGGGAGTGGACTGCGCTGATGATCCAGGACAAGAGTCCCGAGGAAATAATCTCCTCAAGGAAGAGTTGA
- a CDS encoding SLC5/6 family protein, protein MELEQQRDQWATKIGLILAMAGNAVGLGNFVRFPTQVAQNGGGAFMVPYFIALFFLGIPVMWVEWVAGRYGGKYGHGTLGPTYYLMSRESLKPRTALWFGVFAGMLAFALTVLLNSYYLHLIGWSAAYTYFSAAGSYFGQNTGEFFGNYLSNHGEVMLFWGITVILLAIAVGQGVSKGIERWVKVMMPLLYIFAILMVGYIFVLGSPVDPNWSTIDGFKFIWSPNWSYLGDHLWDVMLAATGQIFFTLSLGMGIIQNYASYLGPKDDVALSGIATVSLNEFAEVVLGGSIAIPLATAYFTRIVDADLIMKAFGSDPKTLMTLGVPQNVANSGNTTMISNYLSAHWSSILSALSQHKDIGLGAIGKTFGLGFSYVNLPNAFVSMGEAGRFFGALWFLLLWFAGFTSAIAMYNYLVALLEEDLNIKRSTGTWIVFILYFLMGLPVVYISGYMDQVDSWVSFQLTLLALVDIIVAVYLFKPDNFWKELHEGAWMKVPEWYKWVTLYIAPILLLLPLIGTFKSFVSGRIGVAPWTAILSMFLIGAIESYYAIKKKYGEELEKNEVIIKV, encoded by the coding sequence ATGGAATTGGAGCAACAGAGGGATCAATGGGCAACTAAGATTGGTTTGATTTTGGCCATGGCCGGCAACGCCGTTGGCCTTGGTAACTTCGTCAGGTTCCCAACGCAGGTCGCCCAAAACGGTGGCGGCGCCTTTATGGTGCCGTACTTCATAGCACTGTTCTTCCTTGGTATTCCAGTGATGTGGGTCGAGTGGGTTGCCGGTCGCTACGGTGGCAAGTATGGTCACGGTACCCTCGGCCCAACGTACTACCTGATGTCCAGGGAGAGCCTTAAACCAAGAACCGCCCTGTGGTTTGGTGTCTTTGCAGGGATGCTGGCGTTTGCGCTGACGGTCCTCCTGAACAGCTACTACCTCCACCTTATCGGATGGTCAGCGGCTTACACCTACTTCAGCGCAGCAGGATCGTACTTTGGCCAGAACACCGGTGAATTCTTCGGCAACTACCTGAGCAACCACGGTGAAGTGATGCTCTTCTGGGGCATAACCGTGATTCTCCTTGCCATAGCGGTTGGCCAGGGTGTCAGCAAGGGTATCGAGAGATGGGTCAAGGTAATGATGCCGCTCCTGTACATCTTCGCTATCCTTATGGTTGGCTACATCTTCGTCCTTGGCTCACCGGTTGATCCCAACTGGAGCACTATAGATGGCTTCAAGTTCATCTGGAGCCCGAACTGGAGCTACCTCGGCGACCACCTCTGGGACGTCATGCTTGCGGCAACTGGACAGATATTCTTCACGCTCTCGCTCGGTATGGGTATCATCCAGAACTACGCTTCCTACTTGGGTCCGAAGGATGACGTTGCCCTCTCTGGAATAGCCACCGTTTCACTCAACGAGTTTGCGGAGGTCGTTCTTGGCGGTTCAATAGCCATCCCGCTCGCTACCGCCTACTTCACTAGGATCGTCGATGCGGACCTTATCATGAAGGCCTTTGGTAGCGACCCCAAGACTCTGATGACCCTGGGAGTGCCTCAGAACGTTGCCAATAGCGGCAACACAACGATGATTTCCAACTACCTCAGTGCGCACTGGAGTTCAATATTATCTGCCCTATCACAGCACAAGGACATAGGTCTCGGGGCAATAGGAAAGACCTTTGGCCTTGGGTTCTCCTACGTCAACCTGCCCAACGCCTTCGTCAGTATGGGAGAAGCTGGAAGGTTCTTTGGTGCACTGTGGTTCCTCCTCCTGTGGTTCGCTGGCTTCACTTCCGCCATAGCAATGTACAACTACCTCGTTGCCCTGCTTGAGGAAGACCTCAACATCAAGAGGAGCACCGGTACATGGATAGTCTTCATACTCTACTTCCTCATGGGTCTGCCTGTCGTCTACATCAGCGGCTACATGGACCAGGTCGACTCGTGGGTCAGCTTCCAGCTCACGCTGCTGGCGCTTGTGGACATCATAGTCGCGGTGTACCTCTTCAAGCCCGACAACTTCTGGAAGGAGCTCCACGAGGGTGCATGGATGAAAGTGCCTGAGTGGTACAAGTGGGTTACCCTCTACATCGCGCCCATACTGCTGCTCCTGCCGCTGATTGGAACCTTCAAGAGCTTCGTAAGCGGAAGGATTGGAGTAGCGCCGTGGACGGCAATACTGTCAATGTTCCTCATCGGTGCCATCGAGAGCTACTATGCCATCAAGAAGAAGTACGGCGAAGAGCTGGAGAAGAACGAGGTAATCATAAAGGTCTGA
- a CDS encoding alpha-glucosidase, translated as MKSKEVLLETAEVLESALDRIDRLKVLSQKEKETVRRKIENAASNFRKVAEEAEKENEELAEFFFKKAKEFKLNSTDKKIEEMGKKNYMKLASRIELYSLSAEYDFKPEKLKELKKEYRKYLFGMTSFFVLTGIYLNQFLAITALILAIPIILSMLSLQRRGYLGLLLAYSAIPIPVIVGAMALSYGMRTLNDPAKIAKIAQHLGKSTAFAKGYLVVIVLLAAVELYLVLSSAVGLYRHRHAFL; from the coding sequence GTGAAGAGTAAGGAAGTTCTTCTTGAGACAGCCGAGGTTCTGGAGTCAGCTCTGGATAGAATCGACAGGCTCAAGGTCCTCTCTCAGAAGGAGAAAGAAACCGTCAGGAGGAAGATAGAAAACGCGGCTTCGAACTTTAGGAAGGTGGCGGAAGAAGCCGAGAAGGAAAACGAGGAGCTTGCGGAGTTCTTCTTCAAGAAGGCGAAGGAGTTCAAGCTTAACAGCACCGATAAGAAAATCGAGGAGATGGGAAAGAAGAACTACATGAAGCTGGCGAGCAGGATCGAGCTCTACTCCCTCTCCGCGGAGTACGACTTTAAACCGGAGAAGCTCAAGGAGCTCAAAAAGGAGTACAGGAAGTACCTGTTCGGGATGACATCGTTCTTCGTCCTAACGGGCATTTATCTAAACCAATTCCTGGCTATAACCGCCTTAATCCTGGCGATACCCATAATCCTCTCGATGCTCTCCCTTCAGCGGAGGGGATACCTGGGTCTTCTCCTCGCGTACTCGGCCATTCCAATACCTGTGATAGTAGGGGCCATGGCCCTGAGCTATGGAATGAGAACCCTAAACGACCCGGCGAAGATTGCCAAAATAGCCCAGCACCTCGGCAAGAGCACGGCATTTGCGAAGGGCTACCTCGTGGTCATTGTACTGCTGGCCGCTGTTGAGCTCTACCTGGTTCTGAGTTCCGCGGTGGGCCTCTACAGACACAGGCACGCTTTCCTCTGA
- a CDS encoding P-II family nitrogen regulator encodes MKKIEAILRPEDFENVKKALKSAGFVPMTVSSVQGRGVQGGVPPYDLLPKVKLEIVVKDGDVDQVVGIITRNARRGIPGDGKIFVLPVYDAIRIRTGEKGDEALY; translated from the coding sequence ATGAAGAAGATCGAGGCTATTTTAAGGCCCGAAGATTTTGAGAACGTCAAGAAGGCCCTGAAGAGCGCGGGCTTCGTGCCCATGACGGTCTCCTCCGTTCAGGGAAGGGGAGTTCAAGGAGGGGTTCCTCCCTACGACCTCCTGCCCAAGGTGAAGCTTGAGATAGTCGTGAAGGACGGGGACGTTGATCAGGTGGTCGGCATCATAACCCGGAACGCGAGAAGGGGAATACCCGGGGACGGAAAGATCTTCGTGCTGCCGGTTTACGACGCGATAAGGATAAGAACCGGAGAAAAAGGGGACGAGGCCCTCTATTGA
- a CDS encoding 1,4-alpha-glucan branching protein gives MRGYFTFVLHTHIPYVKKHGRWPFGEEWIYEAISETYLPLLMEFERLRESGVKFNIVINVTPVLAEQLTDEYIKGEFEKYMDRKLKAMEKDLESGKYDEKAVSFMLNYFRRVYDYWRAINGDIIGKLRELQDAGYLEIITSAATHGYLPLLGRDEAIRAQIANGVATYEKHFGRRPKGIWLPECAYRPEGEWELSGGRKIRRQGIERFLEEFGLEYFFVESKLIDEGPASKVYGEVLLADAEKTTLRPYWIKGSRVAVFARNRETGHQVWSAHFGYPGDFHYREFHKKAPESGGQYWRITSKDVDIGEKEFYDPEKAMERVEEHARHFVSLVEGLLREHEEKFGEKGIIVSPYDTELFGHWWFEGVRWLGRVLELMASRGIETTTLSKFLDSYSGERHEIELPEGSWGANADHSTWWNEETEWTWEHVYRAEDRMVAVASRFYGRDELTNRAIEQLARELLILEASDWQFLITTGQAKEYGRRRVLVHSRDFHRLANELIRYVKTGEFDEKVLEELEERDSAFKPVIVEHYISENAPELEDYVEPPEVPPEKTEEPEKPAEERAYSTEIAVEAVKAKRKKKRAVRASKTKKVSKTRKERAKSGKTEKTDLLSIKGIGPKTLAKLKRAGIQTVEDLKNADPEEIARKTKISAKRIRKFIEQVQ, from the coding sequence ATGAGAGGCTACTTCACCTTCGTCCTTCACACCCACATTCCCTACGTCAAGAAGCACGGAAGGTGGCCCTTCGGCGAGGAATGGATATACGAAGCCATCAGCGAAACCTACCTTCCCCTCCTGATGGAGTTCGAGAGGCTCAGGGAAAGCGGCGTGAAGTTCAACATAGTCATAAACGTCACGCCCGTTCTGGCGGAGCAGCTGACGGATGAATACATCAAGGGAGAGTTCGAAAAGTACATGGATAGGAAGCTGAAGGCCATGGAAAAAGACCTGGAGTCCGGGAAGTACGATGAGAAAGCAGTATCGTTCATGCTGAACTACTTCAGAAGGGTGTACGACTACTGGAGGGCAATAAACGGGGACATCATAGGAAAGCTCAGGGAGCTCCAGGACGCCGGCTACTTAGAGATCATAACATCAGCTGCAACGCACGGCTACCTTCCACTCCTCGGAAGGGACGAGGCGATAAGGGCCCAGATCGCGAACGGCGTTGCCACCTACGAGAAGCACTTTGGCAGGAGACCAAAGGGAATATGGCTTCCCGAGTGCGCCTATCGTCCGGAAGGCGAGTGGGAGCTTTCAGGGGGGAGAAAAATAAGGAGACAGGGGATAGAGCGCTTTTTGGAAGAGTTCGGACTGGAATACTTCTTCGTCGAGAGCAAGCTCATCGATGAAGGCCCGGCTAGTAAGGTCTATGGGGAGGTTCTTCTGGCCGATGCCGAAAAGACCACCCTGAGGCCGTACTGGATCAAAGGTTCCAGGGTTGCGGTATTCGCCCGCAACAGGGAGACGGGGCATCAGGTATGGAGCGCCCACTTCGGCTACCCCGGGGACTTCCACTACCGCGAGTTCCACAAGAAGGCACCGGAGAGCGGCGGGCAGTACTGGAGGATAACGAGCAAGGACGTCGACATAGGCGAGAAGGAGTTCTACGACCCGGAGAAGGCCATGGAGAGGGTTGAGGAGCACGCCCGGCACTTTGTTTCCCTCGTTGAGGGCCTCCTGAGGGAACACGAGGAGAAGTTCGGAGAGAAAGGCATCATAGTGTCCCCCTACGACACCGAGCTCTTCGGCCACTGGTGGTTTGAGGGAGTGAGGTGGCTCGGGAGGGTGCTGGAGCTGATGGCGAGCAGGGGAATAGAGACGACGACCCTCTCGAAGTTCCTCGATAGCTATTCGGGTGAAAGGCACGAGATAGAACTGCCAGAGGGTTCGTGGGGTGCCAACGCAGACCACTCGACCTGGTGGAACGAGGAGACGGAGTGGACGTGGGAGCACGTATACCGCGCGGAGGACAGGATGGTCGCAGTAGCCAGCAGGTTCTACGGGAGGGACGAGCTGACCAACAGGGCAATCGAGCAGCTGGCCCGGGAGCTGTTGATACTGGAGGCGAGCGACTGGCAGTTCCTCATAACGACGGGACAGGCCAAGGAGTACGGAAGGAGAAGGGTTCTTGTCCACAGCAGGGACTTCCACAGATTGGCCAACGAGCTGATTAGATACGTTAAAACCGGCGAATTCGATGAAAAGGTGCTTGAGGAGCTTGAGGAACGCGACAGTGCATTCAAGCCGGTGATCGTTGAGCACTACATCTCGGAAAACGCCCCCGAACTTGAGGACTACGTTGAGCCTCCAGAGGTCCCTCCAGAGAAAACCGAGGAACCGGAGAAGCCAGCTGAGGAGAGGGCCTACTCCACTGAGATAGCCGTGGAGGCTGTAAAAGCGAAGAGGAAGAAGAAAAGAGCAGTAAGGGCTTCCAAAACCAAGAAGGTTTCCAAAACCCGGAAGGAAAGAGCAAAATCCGGAAAAACAGAAAAAACCGATCTCCTCTCCATAAAGGGAATAGGGCCGAAAACGCTTGCGAAGCTCAAAAGGGCGGGGATTCAAACCGTTGAGGATCTGAAGAACGCAGATCCAGAGGAGATCGCAAGAAAGACGAAGATATCAGCAAAGAGGATCAGGAAGTTCATCGAGCAGGTTCAATGA
- a CDS encoding 6-hydroxymethylpterin diphosphokinase MptE-like protein, which produces MRWEDWEPFYLRIVREMGYSIEEDRKAAQILRALLLEGDKYILKEELGAVVGRKAYVFGAGPSLEKALEKFDFSDGTLIAADGATSALLENGIVPDIIVTDLDGRIPDLKIANDRGAFMVIHAHGDNVDKLTVYVPMFSRILGTTQTEPLDIVYNFGGFTDGDRAVFLAEELGVREITLVGFDFGSLVGKWSKPGLRDHSPIWESKRKKFEFAKELLEWLEKNDRAELKRLSP; this is translated from the coding sequence ATGAGATGGGAAGATTGGGAACCCTTCTACCTCCGCATAGTCCGCGAGATGGGGTACTCGATTGAAGAGGACAGAAAAGCCGCCCAGATACTCCGCGCGCTTCTCCTGGAGGGGGACAAATACATTCTGAAGGAAGAGCTGGGGGCTGTTGTAGGAAGAAAAGCTTATGTCTTCGGTGCCGGCCCGAGCCTTGAGAAGGCCTTGGAGAAGTTCGATTTCTCGGACGGGACGCTGATAGCGGCGGATGGAGCAACGTCAGCCCTCCTTGAGAACGGCATCGTGCCGGACATTATCGTTACCGATCTCGACGGCAGAATCCCGGATCTCAAGATAGCCAACGACAGAGGAGCTTTTATGGTCATTCATGCCCACGGTGACAACGTTGATAAGCTAACCGTTTACGTCCCCATGTTCTCCAGAATACTTGGGACTACCCAGACAGAGCCGCTCGACATTGTCTACAACTTCGGAGGCTTCACCGACGGCGACAGGGCAGTTTTCTTGGCTGAGGAGCTTGGGGTCAGGGAGATAACCCTCGTGGGCTTCGATTTTGGATCACTGGTGGGCAAATGGAGCAAGCCGGGCCTTAGGGATCATTCCCCCATATGGGAGAGCAAGAGGAAGAAGTTCGAGTTCGCGAAGGAGCTTCTGGAGTGGCTGGAGAAGAACGATCGGGCAGAGCTTAAACGCCTAAGCCCGTAG